Proteins encoded within one genomic window of Thunnus maccoyii chromosome 22, fThuMac1.1, whole genome shotgun sequence:
- the frem1a gene encoding FRAS1-related extracellular matrix protein 1a, giving the protein MGSLAQTLAWMLLPVLLLAVTCSSHGSFVKVNKGLKVKRGQAAYLQDGDLQFHIPRQKDACKVEVVLNEPITQRVGKLMPQVFDCHYLADEVKYVHNGCPLLKEDTVELRLYRFTETETYMEVFSLHVDIMEPECSIIKLGPKSLEVPEFYGFSDAVDGNVVSFHYEKRSSLECTIHLSNHDTHLPAHGQLVTGEPEKATKRGDEPESFIHLRQQLDNKARAMCKSEDCLKGLKLVKFTKIPCDDFLVMGLKYQHIDPPSPDIDYIAIRLDLKDTRSGSIYQSEQAWIPVQIIGAMPNQPPKPSFMSMFILEVDQFILTPLSTATLDAEDEETPKQHLVFNITKPPAEGFITHLTDHTRPISSFTWLDLNDMLIGYQPPNSSHTQRRNYEVELEVHDFFFEKSPSMTVHMSVRNADTNAPRVSWNMGLSLLEGQSRPITWEQLQIVDNDNLNAVRIITVDGLQHGRLTVRGGKGFMFTVSDIKASVVHYHHDDSDSTTDFIIFRITDGPHQTRHKFPIKILPKDDSPPFLITNMLLEVSEGQTALLRGSTLQASDMDSSDDYILFNITRPPQAGEVMKMPGAGLTGYPVSHFLQKDLSQSMVYYRHLGNEVFDDSFEVVLSDFHDPPNLSEPQVVIVHIEPVPDQPPKEVLGASRCLVIKETEVVHITRQQLHFVDQESPDSELTFTVTTPPFFTGPHSSPDAGRLFLVDSIPKFTKDSNAPVLRLFTQHAVNFMKVAYMPPIMDIGPYPQYIQFVLSVTNHLGKTVTGICFNITVVPVDNQPPQVITNPLTVDEGGECWLSPEYLLLSDVDSMEQALQVELQREPQHGALQLGSSLLKPGQAFTVHDLKSLKVRYNHDNSETVEDNIEFTATDGTNSVSFVLKVKVTPINDEVPVLVTGLKPVLSCSEGEEIVITAEYIYATDADSDNSSLAFLIARQPYHGVVLRNGVVIDRFIQADITAGIINYKHTGLEIGLTPRHDTITFVISDGETENSALCCGGGNPVRTRGMTQLHHSLPVYDLHITVFPVDSQPPSLTTGDIFVVDEGGTAPITVSHLKASDVDTILDKLVVSLISPPQFGYIENILPSPGFEKSNMGISIASFSYKDIIDGHVNYVQSRHQRMEPTTDQLMLCISDGKHSSANVPFYIIINPTNDEIPEFMARNITVQEGEMKELDSSVLHAMDLDVPKNVLLFSVVKPPQHGSIIHHSSGQPAYKHREASPQSTVVDFTMTDLISGNTLMYMHDDSENMDDSFTIQLTDGRHQLHRQVMVKVLPVNDEEPNVIRNNGLEVEPGEARLISSVTLFAQDSDSPSAEVMYIFESVPTQGLLQLKEGQDWVTLTAGTNCTQEMVDMNLLRYMHKGQHGAKTQDFFVFYLLDGKNQSPPQHFYISVKDLEKGNIAIFVKPVNVNRGDRVVLTTDVLLATDGTDKPEELLYVITNPPAHGHIEYIKHPGLTISTFSQMDIAANIVAYVHDNRASTPTETFQFVVSNGKTSRNGSFEVAVEMVDRILPSLSSNKGLTVPQGSSMMLGPDCLAMSDPDTPANALTFVLLQPPQYGRLVLSGTTLTTGSNFTQRDIQELEVTYKHDGGPSQIDRFAFTASDSTNRGFLLDGRLHTEPVFFTIQIKPLDKSSPEVVKLLPLWKAELLADGRYGIFLSSRELRAQDSDSREEELIFCIIRQPYFGYLENITTGGFVPQRFSQMELNKRTIVYIINPDRESLSDSLEFRVSDPLGNTGPSHILELSWSSVELSQPEYSVCEEQRTVSMDIIRKGNMAESSYITVKVKELTATAGKDFLISPSSLIQFDPGVSKRSWQTEIIQDHLEEAEELFEVLLVSPEGTVIGSINKAQITIRDSGRGQCRLNQDQEAPVLGGKEIRSETYPQHGSIKLEKLPLGTESVIWTRGDSISRPGVGLRKKKLRAIGNPKSIAPSSVFHNGTDIVYTYHGIMQMQVEDDTSPSRKGRKANIRVVSRGAQLQASAVLTKSKPGPQRKLPNPGKSGLVKGHVAADNSIPKPCVPELMGLLHFNQTTNQLFHCNGVSWKPWAPTDQMVSTQLCPQGWTFHSGHCYILSTEHKATWSTANRACRERYKGSLASVFSKVDMDWLWDFSGRKPFWIGLNDREGRGSWEWAGGEPVSYTNWRKTPPRSKMKGSKKCVLVWKRAKWQIRDCKTGRGHRYMCSVKT; this is encoded by the exons ATGGGTTCACTGGCTCAAACGCTGGCCTGGATGTTGCTTCCGGTGCTTCTGTTGGCAGTGACCTGCTCATCGCATGGTTCCTTTGTGAAAGTCAATAAGGGTTTAAAGGTGAAACGGGGTCAGGCAGCTTACCTCCAGGATGGTGACCTTCAGTTTCATATTCCCCGTCAGAAGGATGCATGcaaggtggaggtggtgttaaATGAGCCCATAACTCAACGAGTGGGAAAACTTATGCCTCAG gtATTTGACTGCCACTATCTGGCTGATGAAGTAAAGTATGTCCATAATGGCTGTCCATTGTTAAAGGAGGACACAGTCGAGCTTCGACTATACAG GTTTACTGAGACTGAGACATATATGGAGGTGTTTTCTCTCCATGTGGACATTATGGAACCTGAATGCAGTATCATAAAGCTGGGGCCCAAATCCCTGGAGGTTCCTGAATTCTACGGCTTCTCCGATGCTGTGGATGGCAATGTGGTGTCCTTCCACTATGAGAAGAGGTCTAGCCTGGAGTGTACCATCCATTTGAGTAACCATGACACCCACCTGCCGGCTCACGGCCAACTGGTCACCGGAGAGCCAGAGAAAGCCACCAAGAGAGGGGATGAGCCGGAGAGCTTCATCCACTTACGTCAGCAACTCG ACAATAAAGCCAGGGCGATGTGTAAATCTGAGGACTGCCTGAAGGGTCTGAAGCTCGTGAAATTCACCAAAATTCCCTGTGATGACTTCCTGGTGATGGGGCTGAAATATCAACACATAGACCCTCCATCTCCAGACATAGACTACATTGCAATCCGACTGGACCTCAAGGACACCAGGAGTGGCAGCATATATCAG TCTGAACAGGCCTGGATTCCGGTGCAGATCATCGGTGCAATGCCCAACCAGCCTCCCAAACCATCCTTCATGTCAATGTTTATCCTGGAGGTTGACCAGTTCATCCTCACTCCACTCTCCACTGCTACACTAGATGCTGAAGACGAGGAAACTCCCAAACAACATTTGGTTTTTAACATCACCAAACCTCCTGCGGAGGGCTTCATTACTCATCTAACTGATCACACTCGCCCAATCTCCTCCTTCACATGGCTAGATCTCAATGACATGCTCATTGGGTATCAACCGCCAAACTCCTCACATACCCAACGCAGGAATTACGAG GTGGAACTTGAGGTTCATGACTTTTTCTTTGAGAAGAGCCCATCAATGACTGTTCACATGTCTGTAAGGAATGCAGACACCAATGCACCCAGAGTGTCCTGGAACATGG GTCTCAGCCTGTTAGAAGGTCAGTCTCGTCCAATAACGTGGGAGCAGCTCCAGATTGTGGACAATGACAACCTGAATGCTGTTCGTATCATCACTGTGGATGGCCTGCAGCATGGACGGCTGACTGTCAGAG GTGGAAAGGGCTTTATGTTCACTGTTAGTGACATCAAAGCCAGCGTGGTTCACTACCACCATGATGACAGTGACTCTACCACAGACTTCATCATCTTTCGCATCACTGACGGCCCCCATCAGACCCGTCACAAGTTCCCCATCAAGATCCTCCCAAAGGACGATAGCCCTCCTTTCCTCATCACCAACATGCTGCTGGAGGTGTCCGAGGGACAGACGGCTCTGCTGAGAGGCTCCACCCTCCAGGCTTCAGACATGGACTCCAGTGATGACTACATCCTCTTTAACATTACCCGCCCTCCGCAGGCAGGAGAGGTGATGAAGATGCCAGGAGCAGGACTCACAG GTTACCCTGTCAGCCACTTTCTGCAGAAGGACCTGTCCCAGTCCATGGTTTACTATCGACACCTAGGAAATGAGGTGTTTGATGACTCCTTTGAGGTGGTGCTGTCTGATTTCCATGACCCCCCCAACCTGTCAGAGCCTCAG GTGGTGATTGTTCACATAGAGCCTGTACCAGACCAACCACCTAAAGAGGTTCTTGGAGCCAGCCGGTGTCTTGTGATCAAAGAAACAGAAGTCGTCCATATAACACGGCAGCAGCTTCACTTTGTCGACCAGGAGTCACCAGACAGTGAGCTTACATTCACAGTTACCACTCCACCTTTCTTCACCGGTCCTCACAG CAGTCCAGATGCAGGCAGGTTGTTCCTGGTGGATAGCATACCCAAATTTACCAAAGACTCCAACGCACCAGTGTTGAGGCTCTTTACACAG CATGCCGTGAACTTCATGAAGGTGGCCTATATGCCTCCAATCATGGACATCGGCCCTTATCCCCAGTATATCCAGTTTGTTCTCTCTGTAACCAACCACCTTGGTAAAACAGTCACAGGGATCTGCTTTAACATCACTGTGGTGCCAGTGGACAACCAGCCGCCACAG GTTATCACCAACCCTCTGACAGTAGATGAAGGAGGGGAGTGCTGGCTGAGCCCTGAATACTTGCTGCTTTCAGATGTGGACTCCATGGAACAAGCCCTGCAGGTGGAGCTTCAGAGGGAACCACAGCATGGGGCTCTGCAGCTTGGCAGCTCCCTGCTAAAACCAGGCCAGGCCTTCACTGTGCATGACCTGAAGAGTCTTAAAGTTAG GTACAATCATGACAATTCAGAAACTGTGGAGGACAACATTGAATTCACAGCAACAGATGGCACCAATTCAGTCAGTTTTGTTCTAAAAGTGAAG GTGACCCCTATCAATGACGAGGTCCCAGTGCTGGTCACTGGTTTGAAACCAGTCCTCAGCTGCTCAGAGGGAGAGGAAATAGTCATCACAGCTGAGTATATCTATGCTACTGACGCAGACAGTGACAACAGCAGCCTGGCCTTCCTGATTGCCCGGCAGCCGTATCACGGTGTGGTGCTCCGAAACGGTGTTGTCATCGATCGCTTCATCCAGGCAGACATCACTGCAGGGATTATCAACTACAAACATACAG GACTGGAGATCGGACTCACTCCTCGACATGACACCATCACCTTCGTTATTTCTGATGGAGAAACAGAAAACTCTGCTCTATGCTGTGGTGGAGGAAATCCTGTCAGGACCAGAGGCATGACGCAGCTACATCACAGTCTTCCTGTGTACGACCTCCACATCACAGTGTTTCCAGTAGACAGCCAGCCACCCTCACTTACAACAG GAGACATCTTTGTGGTAGATGAAGGGGGGACTGCCCCGATAACAGTGTCTCACTTGAAGGCCTCTGATGTGGACACCATCCTGGACAAGCTGGTGGTCAGTCTGATTTCTCCGCCCCAGTTTGGCTACATTGAAAATATCCTGCCCAGTCCTGGCTTTGAGAAAAGCAACATGGGCATAAGCATAG cttcATTTTCATACAAAGACATCATTGATGGTCATGTGAACTACGTACAGTCCAGACACCAGAGGATGGAGCCAACAACTGACCAGTTAATGCTCTGCATATCAGACGGCAAACACAGCTCAGCCAATGTGCCCTTCTACATTATAATCAACCCAACAAACGACGAGATCCCAGAGTTCATGGCTCGAAATATCACA GTACAAGAAGGAGAAATGAAGGAGCTGGACTCGTCGGTGTTACATGCAATGGATCTGGATGTACCCAAGAACGTCCTGCTCTTCAGTGTGGTTAAACCCCCTCAGCATGGGAGTATCATCCACCACAGCAGTGGACAGCCAGCCTACAAGCATCGGGAGGCCAGTCCTCAATCCACAGTGGTCGATTTTACAATGACAGATCTTATAAGCG GTAACACTTTGATGTATATGCATGATGACTCAGAGAATATGGACGACAGTTTTACTATCCAGTTAACCGATGGCAGGCACCAACTCCACAGACAAGTGATGGTTAAAGTCCTGCCAGTCAATGACGAGGAGCCTAATGTCATAAG GAACAATGGACTTGAGGTGGAGCCAGGAGAGGCCAGGCTTATATCCAGTGTTACACTCTTTGCACAGGACAGTGATTCTCCTTCTGCAGAGGTCATGTACATATTTGAGAGTGTTCCTACCCAAGGGCTACTGCAGCTGAAG GAAGGTCAGGACTGGGTGACACTGACAGCTGGGACAAACTGCACCCAGGAAATGGTTGATATGAACCTTCTGCGCTACATGCACAAAGGCCAGCACGGTGCTAAAACACAAGACTTCTTTGTCTTCTACTTGCTGGATGGAAAGAATCAATCACCCCCACAGCACTTCTACATCTCTGTTAAAGATCTAGAAAAAG GAAATATTGCCATCTTTGTAAAGCCAGTGAACGTCAACCGTGGCGATCGTGTGGTTCTCACCACAGATGTGCTGTTAGCCACAGATGGCACAGACAAACCTGAGGAGCTTCTGTATGTCATCACCAACCCGCCTGCTCACGGACACATAGAATACATCAAACATCCTGGACTGACCATCTCCACCTTCAGCCAAATGGACATAGCAGCAAACATCGTGGCTTATGTGCACGACAACCGAGCCAGCACACCCACAGAAACCTTTCA GTTTGTTGTTAGTAATGGTAAGACTAGCCGAAATGGAAGTTTTGAGGTTGCAGTGGAAATGGTGGATCGCATCCTGCCATCTTTGTCCTCCAACAAAGGCCTTACAGTTCCCCAAGGATCCTCCATGATGCTGGGTCCTGACTGCCTGGCCATGTCTGACCCAGACACTCCAGCCAACGCTCTGACCTTTGTCCTTCTGCAGCCTCCACAGTATGGCAGGCTGGTTTTAAGTGGAACCACACTGACTACTGGCTCAAACTTCACCCAGAGAGACATACAGGAACTAGAGGTAACATATAAACATGATGGGGGACCATCGCAGATCGACCGATTTGCTTTTACTGCCTCTGACAGCACCAATCGAGGCTTCCTGCTTGATGGGCGGTTACATACTGAACCTGTGTTCTTCACTATTCAG ATCAAGCCTTTGGATAAGTCATCTCCTGAGGTTGTGAAGCTGCTCCCTCTTTGGAAGGCAGAGCTTTTAGCTGATGGACGATACGGGATTTTTCTGTCATCTCGGGAGCTGAGAGCCCAAGACAGCGAtagcagagaagaagagctgATATTCTGCATCATTCGCCAGCCCTACTTTGGTTACCTAGAAAACATCACGACAG GTGGTTTTGTACCACAGCGCTTCTCTCAGATGGAGCTGAACAAGAGAACTATTGTCTATATCATAAATCCAGACAGGGAGTCTCTGTCAGATAGCCTGGAGTTCAGAGTGTCTGATCCTCTAGGGAACACTGGGCCCTCTCACAT ACTTGAACTGAGCTGGTCCAGCGTAGAGCTGTCTCAGCCTGAGTACTCTGTGTGTGAGGAGCAGAGAACTGTCTCAATGGACATCATTCGGAAGGGAAATATGGCAGAGTCTTCATATATCACTGTCAAG GTAAAGGAGCTGACTGCAACTGCTGGAAAAGATTTCCTCATAAGCCCTTCTTCCCTTATCCAATTTGATCCAG GAGTATCAAAGAGGAGCTGGCAAACTGAGATAATTCAGGATCACCTTGAGGAGGCTGAGGAGCTATTTGAGGTTCTGCTGGTCTCTCCGGAAGGCACAGTAATTGGGAGCATCAACAAAGCTCAAATCACCATCAGAGACTCAGGAAGAG GACAATGCAGGCTAAACCAGGATCAGGAGGCTCCAGTTCTCGGAGGAAAAGAGATTCGATCAGAGACGTACCCCCAGCATGGATCCATTAAACTAGAGAAACTGCCCCTTGGCACAGAATCAGTTATTTGGACTCGTGGAGACAGCATCTCCAGGCCTGGAGTAGGCCTCCGAAAAAAGAAACTCAGAGCTATAGGCAATCCAAAGTCT ATTGCACCTTCATCAGTTTTTCACAATGGGACAGACATAGTTTACACG TATCACGGCATCATGCAAATGCAAGTAGAAGATGACACCTCCCCGTCAAGGAAGGGAAGAAAGGCAAACATCCGTGTGGTTAGCAGGGGGGCACAGCTGCAGGCATCAGCAGTGCTAACTAAGTCAAAGCCTGGCCCCCAGAGAAAGCTCCCAAACCCTGGAAAAAGTGGACTGGTCAAAGGACAT GTTGCAGCTGATAACTCCATCCCCAAGCCGTGTGTGCCAGAACTGATGGGTCTCTTGCATTTCAACCAGACGACCAATCAGCTCTTTCACTGCAATGGTGTCTCCTGGAAACCCTGGGCACCAACTGACCAG